One region of Candidatus Binatus sp. genomic DNA includes:
- a CDS encoding efflux RND transporter periplasmic adaptor subunit encodes MEDDPKNFSVPAPGKAFFAGWVAAIVIVLVATAGLVLARELWIGRQTSALERENEAGPHVLVADVSLAPPTRDLKLPATIRGFDETEIYAKVPGYLKEIKVDKGDRVRKGQLIAVLTSPELDQQVANARANYNLAVVTDKRNQALLRAGVIAPQAADESHAARLQAKATLEQDIANQAYETITAPFDGVVTARYIDPGHLVPASTTPGTPGAGAIVAVSRYAPLRVFTYVPQNIAPFIKNGDAATITAAGYSGQKFTGSITRHPEALSPDTRTMLVEVDLANENQALYPGMYATAEFTVKMGAGSPVVPDDALVFRDGKVYVPVVRNNQLHLAEVRLGYDNGQMVEVISGINQTDKVAVNLGQAARDGENVQPVANSK; translated from the coding sequence ATGGAAGACGATCCGAAAAATTTCAGCGTGCCCGCCCCCGGGAAGGCTTTCTTTGCCGGATGGGTCGCCGCCATTGTGATAGTTCTGGTCGCGACCGCCGGCCTGGTGCTCGCCCGCGAGCTATGGATCGGCCGCCAGACGTCGGCACTCGAGCGGGAAAACGAAGCCGGTCCGCACGTGCTGGTCGCCGACGTGTCGCTCGCTCCGCCCACGCGCGATCTGAAGCTGCCCGCCACCATTCGCGGTTTCGACGAGACCGAAATATACGCAAAAGTTCCCGGCTACCTGAAGGAAATCAAGGTCGATAAGGGCGACCGCGTGCGCAAGGGCCAACTGATCGCCGTGCTTACGTCGCCCGAGCTCGATCAGCAGGTCGCCAACGCCCGCGCCAACTACAACCTCGCCGTCGTCACCGACAAGCGCAATCAGGCCCTGCTGCGCGCAGGCGTCATCGCGCCGCAGGCGGCCGATGAATCCCACGCCGCGAGGCTCCAGGCTAAAGCCACCCTCGAACAGGATATCGCCAACCAGGCCTACGAGACGATCACGGCGCCCTTCGACGGCGTCGTCACCGCGCGCTACATCGATCCCGGCCATCTCGTGCCCGCGAGCACGACTCCCGGCACACCCGGCGCGGGAGCGATCGTCGCTGTCTCCCGGTACGCTCCCCTGCGCGTGTTCACGTACGTGCCCCAGAACATCGCGCCGTTCATCAAGAACGGCGACGCCGCGACGATTACGGCCGCCGGCTACTCCGGGCAAAAATTCACCGGCTCCATCACGCGCCATCCCGAAGCGCTGTCCCCCGACACGCGCACGATGCTGGTCGAGGTCGATCTCGCCAACGAAAACCAGGCGCTCTATCCCGGCATGTACGCGACCGCCGAGTTCACGGTCAAAATGGGCGCCGGATCCCCGGTGGTCCCCGACGACGCACTCGTGTTCCGCGACGGCAAGGTCTATGTGCCCGTAGTCCGCAATAACCAGTTGCACCTCGCCGAGGTGCGGCTGGGCTACGACAACGGGCAGATGGTCGAGGTCATCAGCGGTATCAACCAGACCGACAAAGTAGCAGTCAACCTGGGCCAAGCAGCCCGCGACGGCGAAAACGTACAACCCGTAGCCAACTCCAAATAG